In Pseudothermotoga sp., one genomic interval encodes:
- a CDS encoding 2-C-methyl-D-erythritol 4-phosphate cytidylyltransferase encodes MIYAVILAGGRSERFSGEIPKQFVEIANKPILIWSLTTFSSVSSFARIIVVLPQEWLEYAKKLVESYLRDERLLFIKGGQTRTDSLMKALYFIDERFNIGEEDIAVTHDAARPFVTREHILSSIRLCEEFEAVTLAVSATDTVGLSSDGRVIKSLTDRNSTYLIQTPQTFKVRLFLRLYERLTPQEKAALTDASGVFILNDHPVAILQGDKRNIKITTKEDITLAEFIAQKHSY; translated from the coding sequence TTGATTTACGCAGTCATTCTGGCTGGTGGAAGATCTGAGAGATTCTCCGGAGAGATTCCGAAGCAGTTCGTTGAGATAGCGAATAAACCTATCTTGATCTGGAGTTTGACGACATTCTCGTCAGTTTCAAGTTTTGCAAGGATCATCGTTGTTCTTCCACAAGAATGGCTCGAATACGCAAAAAAGCTGGTGGAATCGTATTTGAGAGATGAGAGGTTGTTATTCATAAAAGGAGGTCAGACGAGAACAGATTCACTAATGAAAGCACTCTATTTCATAGATGAACGTTTCAACATAGGTGAAGAGGATATAGCTGTGACGCACGACGCAGCGAGGCCTTTCGTTACAAGAGAGCATATTCTCTCCAGCATAAGATTGTGTGAAGAATTCGAAGCCGTAACCTTGGCAGTGTCAGCTACAGATACTGTCGGTTTATCTTCGGATGGTCGCGTGATCAAATCTTTGACCGATAGGAACTCAACTTATCTAATACAAACGCCACAGACTTTCAAAGTTAGACTGTTTCTAAGGTTATACGAAAGACTCACACCTCAGGAAAAAGCCGCCCTGACCGATGCATCGGGTGTGTTCATACTGAACGATCATCCCGTTGCCATCTTACAGGGAGACAAGAGAAACATCAAAATAACAACGAAGGAAGATATCACTCTGGCAGAATTCATAGCTCAAAAGCATTCATATTGA
- a CDS encoding anion permease, giving the protein MWYVFPSVFLGWSLGANDAANVFGPTVASGLIPHRKAMLLGAIFVVLGAVVGGSHCLINVSQISTGIALDSAVAILSAALTVTVMTLLKFPVSTSQAVFGGIVGVNIHRFGFSNVNWAPMAKFVIVWVLTPIGAMIISFLLYKLGSTLFRRIKSIQVQDSFVKLGSWIAGLYGSYALGANNVANVTGALVGSLFGVFEAALLGGICIGLGMITFSKRVIMTVGKSIIALDHFSAMIAIFAHSLTVWVYSLVGIPVSSSQAIVGAVIGAGYAKGVKLSNVKMILNIVLAWVETPFVSATVSYLLIRGIEL; this is encoded by the coding sequence ATGTGGTACGTGTTTCCATCCGTGTTTTTAGGTTGGTCACTCGGTGCCAACGATGCAGCGAACGTCTTTGGTCCAACTGTGGCATCAGGCTTGATACCGCACAGAAAAGCTATGCTGCTCGGAGCGATCTTCGTGGTGTTGGGAGCTGTGGTGGGCGGTTCCCACTGTCTCATCAACGTATCTCAGATTTCAACTGGTATAGCCCTCGACAGCGCCGTAGCTATTTTATCTGCTGCTTTGACCGTCACGGTGATGACCTTGCTCAAATTTCCAGTTTCCACATCTCAGGCCGTGTTTGGAGGAATAGTTGGAGTGAACATTCACAGGTTCGGATTTTCGAATGTCAACTGGGCTCCCATGGCAAAATTCGTGATCGTGTGGGTGCTCACTCCCATCGGTGCTATGATCATTTCTTTTTTACTTTACAAGCTTGGATCCACGCTTTTTAGACGAATCAAGTCGATTCAGGTGCAAGATAGCTTTGTTAAATTAGGATCTTGGATTGCAGGTTTGTATGGGAGTTACGCACTCGGTGCCAACAACGTAGCGAATGTTACTGGAGCCCTTGTAGGTAGCTTGTTCGGCGTGTTTGAAGCTGCTTTGTTAGGAGGTATCTGCATAGGACTTGGCATGATCACGTTCAGTAAAAGGGTGATCATGACTGTTGGAAAGAGCATAATCGCACTGGATCACTTCTCGGCGATGATAGCGATCTTTGCGCATTCTTTGACTGTTTGGGTTTACAGCTTGGTAGGAATTCCAGTTTCATCCTCTCAAGCTATAGTTGGAGCAGTGATAGGTGCAGGTTATGCAAAAGGAGTCAAACTCTCCAACGTCAAAATGATTCTGAACATCGTTTTAGCGTGGGTAGAAACACCTTTCGTTTCGGCGACGGTTTCGTATTTGCTGATCCGAGGGATTGAATTATGA
- a CDS encoding lysoplasmalogenase, with product MILKKCALLVLFLCIINSIMVSHAAGFGRKHFAVYATAQDGIFFSKPQLNTVDFEKAEVRTVSYGEESHMEVGSFKFKVTLMLAFSTFLLMVVTIVLKNRSKNCVFFKALTTICIISIALLNYSGSEWFILAGLIFSLVGDIFLEFERHFLHGMLAFFITHVLYSVGFVKLFGIPNWWTFAGIYSIVLFQYFFLKANLGRFKLTVLFYSLAIATMFSLSFGAMGSEIYPLRTLLPIGAALFVLSDSCIAWDKFVKRLPLRNFLVLFTYFIGQLFIVLSIVT from the coding sequence ATGATCTTGAAAAAATGTGCACTTTTAGTCCTATTCCTCTGCATAATCAACTCGATAATGGTTTCACATGCAGCTGGATTTGGCAGGAAACATTTCGCCGTTTATGCTACCGCGCAGGATGGCATATTTTTCAGCAAACCGCAACTGAACACTGTCGATTTCGAAAAAGCAGAAGTTAGAACAGTATCCTATGGGGAAGAATCTCACATGGAGGTGGGGAGCTTCAAATTTAAGGTCACTTTGATGTTAGCTTTTTCCACCTTTTTGCTCATGGTGGTAACCATCGTGCTCAAGAATAGATCCAAAAATTGCGTCTTTTTCAAAGCGCTCACAACAATTTGTATCATCTCCATCGCTTTACTGAACTATAGTGGATCGGAATGGTTCATACTGGCAGGCTTGATCTTCAGTCTCGTTGGAGATATCTTCCTAGAATTTGAAAGACATTTTCTTCATGGTATGCTCGCTTTCTTTATTACTCATGTCCTCTATTCCGTTGGTTTTGTGAAACTGTTCGGTATACCGAATTGGTGGACCTTTGCAGGGATTTATTCGATTGTGTTGTTTCAATATTTCTTTCTGAAAGCGAATCTTGGCCGGTTCAAACTGACAGTCCTTTTTTACAGCTTGGCTATTGCAACGATGTTTTCACTGAGTTTTGGGGCTATGGGGAGTGAGATCTATCCTCTGAGGACCTTGCTTCCAATCGGTGCAGCTTTGTTCGTTCTCTCCGACTCGTGCATCGCTTGGGACAAGTTCGTAAAAAGACTTCCTTTGAGAAATTTTCTGGTCTTGTTCACATACTTCATCGGTCAATTGTTCATAGTCCTCTCGATCGTGACCTGA
- a CDS encoding rRNA pseudouridine synthase: MKIRLDRYLSNAGLGSRSQVKKLIKSGFVKVNGRTVRDISFEIHEVDVVECHGEIIEAPKHLYLIMNKPSGYVCDRVQDATVFDLIDHPRSDQLHVAGRLDRDVEGLIILTTDGWFTHMLIDPKSLLEREYVIHVQGSLTKEMKRIVESGLAVGKVQFAPATIEQIQEGIVRLVLTEGKYHEVKRILRSIGLEYKKITRVRFANITLGDLTLGEWRALTNDEIHQLLQIATYNRKLRSRSRGL; this comes from the coding sequence GTGAAGATTAGGCTTGACAGGTATCTTTCCAACGCCGGTTTGGGAAGCAGAAGTCAAGTTAAAAAGCTGATCAAGTCGGGGTTCGTTAAAGTGAACGGGCGCACGGTGAGGGATATTTCATTTGAAATACATGAAGTCGATGTCGTTGAGTGTCACGGTGAGATCATCGAAGCGCCGAAGCATCTGTATTTGATCATGAACAAACCTTCAGGGTATGTGTGCGATAGAGTTCAAGATGCAACGGTGTTTGACTTGATCGATCATCCAAGGTCTGATCAACTTCACGTGGCAGGGAGACTCGATAGGGACGTCGAAGGCTTGATCATTTTGACGACCGACGGTTGGTTCACACACATGTTGATAGATCCAAAATCACTCTTGGAGAGAGAATATGTGATCCACGTGCAAGGGTCACTCACCAAAGAGATGAAACGGATCGTCGAATCTGGACTCGCCGTCGGAAAAGTTCAATTCGCGCCAGCAACCATCGAGCAAATTCAGGAAGGTATCGTTAGGTTAGTGTTGACGGAAGGGAAGTATCACGAGGTGAAGAGGATACTTCGTTCGATAGGTCTTGAGTATAAAAAGATAACACGTGTAAGGTTTGCAAATATAACCTTAGGTGATCTGACGCTCGGTGAGTGGAGAGCTTTGACGAATGATGAAATTCATCAACTGTTACAGATCGCTACGTACAATCGAAAACTCAGGTCACGATCGAGAGGACTATGA
- a CDS encoding LTA synthase family protein has product MVPLWSITRKYGFLLFTLINAKMVLFYLFTFGPSKIQSYLASLLWLSFLFLVFSTLTEKKRFVLYTIVSCMLVVDYLYFQNFGSLPSIKHLLLLPQLPKVGSSIKYFLNPISLSFVADVPFILKLDRKVLKHFDREERSSRKSKSLWLCIVLCFAFASFPIFVEDLKPMQVFNRYGLIAYHLYDPVYLLQKDPQIPSNPVSNEFNKPTSQKNFTGVAKGKNVIVIQFEALQNMVIRRSYNNQPITPNLNDLVGNNSIYFSRYYQQSCSGNTADAEFVSLTSLHAPIDQPAYEVYSDIDLDALPRILAKMGYYTLAIHGNNATFWNRDKVYPHLGFKDFVSLEDLSPDEIINMGLSDFSFYRQAVEILKNIPRPFFAFMVTLSSHTPFFLPSNLKTLKLDANHENTLFGNYLQAINYADSAFGYFLELLKKSGLYENSIIVVYGDHAGLYPFNREVKQLVSEWLGEEYDFLKAMNVPLIVHVPGLGGSYQIDNVGGQIDFAPTLLNLIGMSEKPSFMLGEDLCNGGNFAALRYQLPDGSFVDCSRFFAVSEDGVIQKSVALDLKTKEQLPYYECLDGYKRAIKQIHISRDFLEGLRSKGSGED; this is encoded by the coding sequence GTGGTACCCTTGTGGAGCATAACTAGAAAATACGGATTTCTTCTCTTCACACTGATCAATGCAAAGATGGTTTTGTTTTACTTGTTCACGTTTGGACCATCCAAGATTCAAAGCTACTTGGCAAGTTTGTTGTGGTTGTCGTTTCTCTTCCTTGTCTTCTCAACTCTCACGGAAAAAAAGCGTTTCGTCCTGTACACCATCGTGTCTTGCATGCTCGTCGTTGATTATCTCTATTTTCAAAACTTTGGCTCCTTACCTTCCATTAAACATCTGCTCTTACTCCCACAGTTACCTAAAGTTGGTTCCAGTATAAAGTATTTCCTCAACCCCATATCACTTTCATTTGTGGCGGATGTTCCGTTCATACTGAAATTGGACAGAAAGGTCCTCAAACACTTCGATCGCGAGGAAAGATCTTCAAGAAAATCAAAATCTCTGTGGCTGTGCATAGTACTGTGCTTTGCTTTCGCGAGCTTTCCGATTTTCGTTGAAGATCTCAAACCTATGCAAGTTTTCAACAGATATGGGTTGATAGCCTACCATTTGTATGACCCTGTCTATCTATTACAGAAGGATCCACAAATTCCATCCAATCCTGTGTCAAACGAATTCAACAAACCAACATCACAGAAGAACTTTACCGGCGTCGCCAAAGGGAAGAATGTGATAGTCATTCAGTTTGAAGCTCTGCAAAACATGGTGATACGAAGAAGCTACAACAACCAGCCTATCACACCGAATCTCAACGATCTCGTAGGGAACAATTCAATATACTTCAGCAGATATTATCAACAGTCGTGTTCGGGAAACACCGCTGATGCCGAATTTGTTAGTTTAACGTCCCTACATGCACCCATCGATCAACCTGCGTACGAAGTTTATTCGGACATCGATTTGGATGCGTTACCCCGTATTTTAGCTAAGATGGGATACTACACTTTGGCGATCCACGGAAACAATGCCACTTTTTGGAACAGAGATAAAGTATATCCGCATCTTGGCTTCAAAGATTTCGTAAGCTTGGAAGACTTGTCGCCAGATGAGATCATCAACATGGGTCTGAGTGACTTTTCATTCTACAGACAAGCAGTTGAGATTTTGAAGAACATTCCTCGCCCATTTTTCGCTTTCATGGTCACTCTATCCAGCCATACACCGTTCTTCTTACCTAGCAATCTCAAAACGCTCAAATTGGACGCCAACCACGAAAACACGCTGTTTGGAAACTATCTGCAAGCGATCAATTACGCAGACAGCGCTTTTGGATACTTTCTAGAATTGCTGAAAAAATCCGGTTTATACGAAAATTCAATCATAGTTGTGTATGGAGATCACGCAGGACTGTACCCATTCAACAGGGAAGTTAAACAACTCGTTTCAGAATGGCTCGGAGAAGAATACGATTTCCTCAAAGCGATGAATGTTCCTCTCATAGTTCATGTACCTGGTCTTGGAGGGAGCTACCAAATCGATAACGTGGGTGGACAGATAGATTTTGCACCGACACTGTTGAATCTGATCGGAATGAGCGAAAAACCATCCTTCATGCTAGGTGAAGACCTTTGCAACGGTGGTAACTTTGCAGCTTTGAGGTATCAGTTGCCCGATGGCTCTTTTGTGGATTGCTCAAGATTTTTCGCTGTCTCAGAAGACGGCGTGATCCAAAAGAGTGTCGCCTTAGATTTGAAAACCAAAGAACAATTGCCATACTATGAATGCTTAGACGGATACAAAAGAGCCATCAAACAAATACATATCTCTCGAGATTTCTTGGAAGGTCTGAGATCGAAAGGAAGTGGTGAAGATTAG
- a CDS encoding MATE family efflux transporter — protein METTYKGVATLLGDPKKAILKLSTPMMFAMLMQTLYNLADAVWVAGLGPNALAAVGAFFPIFMIILSFATGLGIGTNAVVSQKIGAKDKNAAENAAKVSIILVLILGGTITILSLLLIKPALMLMKLSDEAFQLSLKYSYVVLLFTVIFMFTNIANAIFRAEGDAKRAMLVITTGSVLNIVLDPIFIYPLKLGVLGAAYATVVSASVGLWMSLYWFFFRRNTYLNLDFKKTHLDFSILWKILVIGIPASLAQLSMSVAIFILNRFAAIAAGAKGIAVFTSAWRIINFGTIPMLGISAAVTSVTGAAFGARDPEKLEKAHLFAIKLGFIIGISVMAVIQIFSKQIAYLFTYSKDGSAIFSDIVHALVILSLFLPGTPFGMFTSAMFQGIGHGIKSLIVTVFRTIILQVFFCWLFVNILHIGVSGVWWGIVIGNLTNAVVAFNWGRSVIKKLRQSHDQTNQNR, from the coding sequence ATGGAGACGACGTACAAGGGTGTAGCTACACTGCTGGGAGATCCAAAGAAAGCGATTTTGAAATTATCGACACCAATGATGTTTGCCATGTTGATGCAAACACTTTACAACCTTGCCGATGCCGTATGGGTCGCTGGGTTGGGACCAAACGCACTGGCAGCCGTTGGAGCGTTTTTCCCTATATTCATGATCATCCTTTCTTTCGCCACAGGACTGGGTATAGGTACCAATGCCGTCGTTTCACAAAAAATAGGCGCCAAAGACAAAAATGCTGCTGAAAATGCCGCAAAGGTGTCGATAATATTGGTTTTGATTTTGGGTGGTACAATAACGATTCTTTCTTTGCTGCTCATTAAGCCAGCTTTGATGCTGATGAAGTTGTCCGATGAGGCGTTCCAGTTATCCTTGAAGTATTCGTACGTTGTACTTCTGTTCACAGTGATATTCATGTTTACCAACATAGCCAACGCGATTTTTCGTGCCGAAGGTGATGCCAAGCGCGCCATGTTGGTCATCACTACCGGATCGGTTTTGAACATCGTGCTTGATCCTATATTCATTTATCCTTTGAAGCTCGGTGTTCTAGGGGCGGCGTATGCTACAGTCGTATCTGCATCCGTGGGACTTTGGATGAGTTTGTACTGGTTTTTCTTTCGCAGAAATACCTACCTCAATTTGGACTTCAAGAAAACCCATCTCGATTTCTCTATTCTTTGGAAAATCCTTGTCATAGGAATCCCAGCCTCTCTGGCACAGCTTTCGATGTCTGTAGCGATTTTCATTCTCAACAGATTCGCAGCTATTGCTGCCGGGGCTAAAGGCATAGCCGTTTTCACGAGCGCATGGAGGATCATAAATTTTGGTACCATTCCGATGTTGGGCATATCCGCCGCTGTTACCTCCGTGACTGGTGCTGCTTTTGGAGCCAGAGATCCTGAGAAACTTGAAAAAGCTCACTTGTTCGCCATTAAACTTGGATTCATTATAGGAATATCGGTGATGGCGGTTATACAGATTTTCTCTAAGCAAATAGCGTATCTTTTCACTTACTCTAAAGATGGTAGCGCGATATTCTCCGATATCGTTCATGCATTGGTTATCCTCAGCCTTTTCTTGCCTGGCACACCGTTCGGCATGTTCACCTCTGCTATGTTTCAGGGTATAGGTCACGGAATTAAGAGTTTAATAGTTACAGTCTTCAGAACGATAATTCTTCAAGTGTTTTTCTGCTGGTTGTTCGTGAACATCTTACACATCGGTGTTTCTGGCGTTTGGTGGGGTATAGTCATTGGTAATTTAACAAATGCTGTGGTAGCTTTCAATTGGGGCAGAAGTGTCATAAAAAAGCTTAGGCAATCGCATGACCAAACAAATCAAAACCGTTGA
- a CDS encoding GNAT family N-acetyltransferase — protein sequence MNIVKLNKKEWESFKLEYHWETFDIYRVEVAEDEDGWVVKVKRSKNDERVVKTFREYLYRPWMEDCEIYGLELDGKIVGWMTLSYEHWCNRLRIFELFILEEYRNRGFGSMLLNKAKEIAKEKKFRAIVLDTHNSNFKAIEFYRKHGFELNGFDLTQYHNDDVDRNEVRIDLVFKIQ from the coding sequence ATGAACATCGTGAAATTAAACAAGAAAGAATGGGAGTCATTCAAGTTGGAGTATCATTGGGAAACCTTCGACATCTACAGAGTGGAGGTCGCAGAAGATGAAGATGGTTGGGTTGTGAAAGTGAAAAGGTCAAAGAACGATGAAAGGGTTGTGAAAACGTTTCGAGAATATCTCTACAGACCATGGATGGAAGATTGCGAGATCTACGGTCTAGAGCTAGATGGGAAAATCGTAGGTTGGATGACGCTGAGTTACGAACATTGGTGTAACAGATTGAGAATTTTTGAGTTGTTCATTCTTGAAGAATACAGGAATCGTGGGTTTGGATCGATGTTACTCAACAAGGCAAAGGAAATAGCTAAAGAGAAGAAATTCCGTGCGATAGTGCTCGACACTCATAACAGCAACTTCAAAGCGATAGAGTTCTACCGCAAGCACGGTTTTGAACTGAACGGTTTCGACCTCACGCAGTATCACAACGACGACGTTGATAGGAACGAAGTCAGAATAGACCTCGTTTTCAAAATCCAGTGA
- a CDS encoding YkgJ family cysteine cluster protein, translated as MQKLRTISTQVVSLYEELDEVHDKLALSCDGCRLCCDTPAYNIEVSMMEFFPLAWYLLESGQFERWYEKSQRVTPQDRCLLLETNIAFKPEGGCSFHRYRPLICRLFSASFVVRKTPQILSCVLLKEKLQNNFHQLVNAQVYFDRLYNIDPELAINRYDINTAFRKALEYVGLRLWFNNSSFPLAG; from the coding sequence TTGCAAAAACTTAGAACGATTTCAACCCAAGTTGTAAGTTTATACGAAGAACTGGACGAAGTGCACGACAAACTAGCTCTCAGTTGTGATGGTTGTAGACTTTGTTGCGATACTCCTGCCTACAACATAGAAGTTTCTATGATGGAATTTTTCCCACTGGCTTGGTACTTACTCGAATCTGGACAGTTTGAACGATGGTATGAAAAATCTCAACGTGTGACACCACAAGATCGGTGTCTTTTGTTAGAGACGAACATTGCTTTCAAGCCCGAGGGTGGTTGTTCTTTCCACCGGTATAGACCTTTGATTTGCCGTTTGTTTTCTGCCAGTTTCGTTGTTCGAAAAACTCCGCAAATCCTTTCGTGCGTACTTTTGAAGGAAAAGCTACAGAATAATTTTCATCAGCTGGTCAATGCACAAGTTTATTTCGACAGATTGTACAATATCGATCCGGAATTGGCTATAAACAGATATGATATAAATACCGCGTTCCGTAAAGCACTAGAGTATGTTGGCTTGAGATTATGGTTCAATAACTCGTCGTTTCCGCTCGCTGGCTGA
- a CDS encoding MATE family efflux transporter, which translates to MARDLTEGNLSKNLLYMALPTMGGFAIQIMYDIVDMFWIGKISSFAMAGVAVFSSIFWLATVLNEIIGTGSVSLISQAYGAKDYVRVNRTIEQTIVFKIFVAVIASAFLIVFLNPLMRFFSRESTVISSGLDYGYWRIFFLPIFFATYSIHTALRTTGESRLPTIIWISSAVLNMVLDPIFMFERVPIVNFRGLGLGVKGAAIATVLSTCVAFLWGMAILIRGHGVVKIKISGLLRLDWAIDKKLITIGLPTGLEMFLRNLSWMIMMKFFSMYGSTVLAAIGVVDRMMGLAFVPLFGFSIGASTIVGQCLGANKIDRAERTVMLSAIYSSLFVSAFVILANTFPDMIIKLFTSDVEVVREGMLAIRIGSWAILLAGFSVSIMSAFFGSGYTKAAMFSSIVGRWFVQVPYALVVVYVFKLSGKFLWFSFLAAELGEVLYASIVFFKGKWKTYRVV; encoded by the coding sequence ATGGCCCGCGATTTGACTGAGGGGAACCTCAGCAAAAATTTGTTGTATATGGCGTTACCCACCATGGGTGGCTTTGCGATCCAGATAATGTATGACATAGTCGATATGTTTTGGATTGGTAAGATTTCATCATTTGCAATGGCTGGTGTTGCTGTTTTCTCATCAATTTTTTGGCTCGCAACGGTGTTGAACGAGATCATAGGTACCGGATCGGTTTCACTGATATCTCAAGCTTACGGTGCAAAAGATTATGTTCGCGTGAATCGAACCATTGAGCAAACGATCGTGTTCAAAATTTTTGTTGCAGTCATTGCTTCTGCCTTTCTGATTGTCTTTCTGAATCCTTTGATGAGATTCTTCAGCAGAGAATCAACGGTGATATCGTCAGGCCTCGATTATGGTTATTGGCGTATATTCTTTTTACCAATCTTTTTCGCGACGTATTCTATCCACACGGCTTTGAGGACAACAGGAGAGTCTAGACTTCCAACCATCATATGGATCAGTAGCGCCGTTTTGAACATGGTTCTGGATCCGATTTTCATGTTCGAACGCGTTCCGATCGTGAATTTTAGAGGTTTGGGTCTGGGAGTCAAAGGCGCCGCGATAGCTACTGTTCTATCAACATGTGTTGCTTTCCTTTGGGGAATGGCAATCCTAATTCGCGGGCACGGTGTTGTCAAGATAAAGATTTCTGGACTTTTGAGACTAGATTGGGCCATCGATAAAAAGTTGATAACCATAGGCTTGCCAACGGGCCTCGAGATGTTCTTGAGGAACCTTTCTTGGATGATCATGATGAAGTTTTTCAGCATGTATGGTTCAACGGTGCTCGCTGCTATAGGTGTTGTCGATCGGATGATGGGTTTGGCCTTCGTTCCACTGTTTGGATTCTCTATAGGGGCGAGCACGATCGTCGGCCAATGCTTGGGTGCGAACAAGATTGACAGGGCGGAAAGAACGGTCATGTTATCCGCAATTTACAGTTCTTTGTTCGTCTCGGCATTCGTGATCTTGGCAAACACATTTCCCGACATGATAATCAAGCTCTTCACCAGTGACGTGGAAGTCGTGAGAGAAGGGATGTTGGCTATTCGTATAGGGTCTTGGGCAATACTACTGGCCGGTTTTTCCGTTTCTATCATGAGTGCTTTCTTTGGATCTGGATACACCAAAGCTGCTATGTTTTCGAGTATTGTGGGCAGATGGTTCGTGCAAGTGCCTTACGCATTAGTGGTGGTATACGTGTTCAAACTCTCTGGGAAATTTCTCTGGTTTTCCTTTCTCGCAGCTGAGTTAGGAGAAGTCCTTTACGCTTCCATTGTTTTTTTCAAAGGTAAATGGAAGACATACAGGGTCGTATGA
- a CDS encoding MoxR family ATPase, which translates to MNSVSDFANRVLDNVCRVIVGKRNIVEKMLAAFLSSSHVLINDVPGVGKTMLARSFAISLGLSFSRIQCTPDLTPSDITGFSVLDPRTGSFSFKKGPIFTDVLLVDEVNRATPRTQSALLQAMAEKQVTIDGTTYHLNEHFFVIATQNPVEFEGTFPLPEAQLDRFALCLNLGYLEKEQEIDLLKRLQKSHPIESLKAVSEPSELTWMKELVKEVYVDESIMDYAVRLVARTRCHPDVALGASPRGSIALIHLSRALAIIKGRNFVLPDDVKSIAVDTLAHRLVLKPEALLMRKTKQAIVEEILETEEAPIK; encoded by the coding sequence ATGAATTCAGTCTCAGATTTTGCGAACCGTGTGTTGGACAACGTTTGTCGTGTAATCGTTGGGAAAAGGAACATCGTTGAAAAGATGTTGGCTGCTTTTTTGAGCTCATCTCACGTGCTGATAAACGATGTACCGGGTGTTGGAAAAACTATGCTGGCCAGATCCTTTGCAATATCTCTAGGACTGAGTTTCAGTAGAATTCAGTGCACACCGGATTTAACACCTTCCGATATCACAGGATTCAGCGTCCTTGACCCGAGAACTGGTTCCTTCAGCTTCAAAAAGGGTCCCATTTTCACCGATGTGCTGTTGGTAGATGAGGTGAACAGGGCCACTCCGAGAACGCAGTCTGCTCTTTTACAAGCGATGGCCGAAAAACAGGTGACGATCGATGGTACAACGTATCATTTGAATGAGCATTTCTTCGTCATAGCGACACAAAACCCCGTGGAATTCGAAGGAACTTTTCCGTTGCCAGAGGCACAACTCGACCGATTCGCCCTGTGTTTGAACCTGGGTTATCTAGAAAAAGAGCAGGAAATAGATCTACTCAAGAGATTACAGAAATCTCATCCTATCGAATCGCTTAAAGCTGTGTCTGAACCAAGCGAGTTGACTTGGATGAAAGAGCTCGTCAAGGAAGTGTATGTGGATGAGTCCATCATGGACTATGCAGTCAGACTGGTCGCACGGACAAGATGTCATCCAGATGTGGCGCTCGGTGCCAGTCCTAGGGGTAGTATCGCTTTAATCCATCTTTCTCGTGCTTTAGCGATTATAAAGGGTAGAAATTTTGTCCTACCAGACGATGTAAAATCAATCGCTGTGGATACTTTGGCTCACAGATTGGTGCTAAAACCTGAAGCTCTGTTGATGCGTAAAACGAAGCAAGCAATCGTTGAAGAAATACTTGAGACTGAGGAGGCACCAATAAAGTAG